AAAGTTGTCCTCCCCGCTCAGCGGTACCGTCCCACCGTCTCTCCTCAGGTTCACTCCCATTACCGGCGCAAAGCGCACAAGCCGACCAGGCTGCATGTCCCCGAAGAGTTTCACAGCAGGAACCCCCGGGGCAGCCAGCAGGTCCCCCGCGAGAAGATGGAGCTCTTTGCAGTGCTCTGTATCGAGACCAGCCATTACGTCTCCTTTGTGAAATACGGCCCCGAGAACGAACACTGGATGTTCTTTGACAGCATGGCCGACAGGCACGGTGAGGACGGGGCGGTGGGCTCGGTGGTTTGGGTGCAGCGAGCACTGTGCGGTGGGCATCTATGAGGGTCTGTAACGAACGTCACGTAGGTGCTGGTCAGTCTGCTTTGAGGCAAGGTGGTGGATGGTTTCAGCAGCGCTTCAGAGCGACTTTGTGCCATGTCTAAAAGGAGCACAAGGCTTTCGGGATGAATGAGGGGTGCTGGGGAATAACAGCTTTATGTAGCAAAGGATAGCCTTTTCCCCTGAAGCCCTGTACCCAAATTAGGTACTCTCAGGATCCTGCTTCCAACAGTGATCATTAAGCAAAGCCTAGGCAAGAGCCAGGCCAAGCATGTGTGAGAATCCCTTCTAGTACTCTCATCTTCTGGCTGTTTTCAGATGAGGGACTTCTtgagccaggcagggctggctgccGTGTGGGCAAGGACAGTTCTGTCCTGCCCCAAtttgttcttggcatctcagtaTCTCAGCCAAGGCGCTATGTTACTGTCCTTTGCTGTGGTATCTGCTTGAGCTGTGAATACTTGTCCCTTGGGACCTGGTTGGGATTCAgacttctctccctctctttggGTTAGGAGATGAAAATGGCTTCAACATTCCCACCGTAACGCTGTGCCCTGAAGTTGCCAAATACCTGGACTTGCCAGTGGCTGCGCTGGCTCTGGAGCAACCCCGGGACATGGATGGAGTGGCCAAACGCCTCTTCTGCGACGCCTACATGTATATGTACCAGAGCAAGAAGATGGCGCTTTACAAGTGACATTGCCTTGGGCTGGTGCTGCCATGCGAAGCAGTGAGGTTTCAGAAACGTGAGCTTGGATCAAACCTGCAGTTGTTAATCAACGAAAGCAGCCAGAGTGCGGGTACACTGACCTTGCACTTCTGCCTCTTCCAGCACCTCATACCAAGCTGTCTACGTGAGCCTATCAGGGTTTGAAATCCTGTACCTGGCCTGACCAAGTGACAGTTTGTACTTCTGCAGACCTGAACTCTGAATTACTTAAACACATTCGCCTTTCCCGCCTTCCTTTCCCatcctcctcctttcccaggtACGCTGCAGCTCTGTCCTCGGTGTGAGCTGCACCTACGTTGTTAAAAGAGACATATCAGAAAGAGGGTTTTCCTTGAGGTCTGGGATATGACCCCCACAGGGTGGGGACCTTTCTTCAACTGTCATGGTCCCTGAATTGTCATCACTTCCCTTATTCAGCACTAATCTTTCTGGCACTTCTAGCCATTATTCCTTATTTTCAAGCTTAATTGGATGCTTTGAGCTggaaatatgctttaaaaatgcatatttttgtaaGAACAAAATTGGAAAACAGATGGGGCAGAGGAACAGCATGTGAACATGAAGTCCCAGTAGGCTGCTATCTTTTTCTGAATTCTACAGCATCGCTACAGGATGAGGTTTCTACCTCATTTTAGCACTTACTGTCCTATCTCCACATTGATTTCTGAGATCCATGCTGAAGAGCAGTAACACActtcccaggggaaaaaaatataaaaatgaaccCAGCTGAGTTTTTCTGCCATAACTGCAGTAAGGGTTAGGGTCTCTCTGGGGAGACAAGTATTCTATTAAAtaatttacatttgaaaattgGGGGTTATCTACCATTAAGCACATGCTCTCAGTGGCCACAGGAAGCTGTTAAGGGAGTCTGCTAAGACTAGGGCTGCTCAGCTTTAAGACTGACGGTGCACCAAAAACCTGAGGGGGTACATCCACATAGCACATGCAGCTGTAATcgcctttcttctcttttttccctctttatgaTTCCTGCAGCCTGTAGCTTCGCATCGGTCAGAAGGACCTGTGAGCTTAGGACACGCAGCGATGCACATGGGATTAGGGCCATTTTAGCTGGCAGCAGGGTTAGAAGGCTAATGGGGACCATGACAGCTTTATCAGCTGTCCCATAAATCCTTTATTTCTGTATGCGGTTTCTGCAGACGGTGGCTGGCATATAACAAACCTGGATGGTTGGTGCACAGACCTCAAAGCTGCTGGAGCGCTCAGAGATTTCTCTGGTGGCTTTGTGTCTCCAGGCCACACGGTTTGGCGCTCACCCTTTTTGGCATGTGCCTCACTGGGTGCTTCCCCTTCCAACAACCCCGCTTGTCGCAGGTCTAAATCTGTGTGTTAGCTCCTGCGTGTGTACCAGCCCTACAAGCTGGGTGTTTCAGTCTTCTTAATGCTGAAAGCTTTGGATGACTGTTGGTTGTTGGAGGGCCACAACAGACAGTGCACAACCATGGCGGAGGCTGCGTCCCTACTCTGAAGCTCCGATACACCTGGCAGGCCTGATGCCAAAGTGACGGTGTTTGAAGACTTTGTTTTGCCGTCTGTGGGTGGCAGATCTAGCAGAGGGCAATCCTGCGGATGGGTTTATCCATGCTGTCTCTCGTGACCTGACTTACCAAGCGCCTCTGGCTAATTCCCTTTGCGCTCGTCTGTGCCCGTGGAGCAAGGGTGACTGGTTTGATGCTGCTGGTGCCTCTGACCATCTTGTCCTTGTCTGTCGAATGCTGCTCTTCATTCAGTAGCTTGTAAGAACTCAGGACATCACTACTCAGGAATGCTGTGGGCTAGGATTGCCTACCTCTGGCACTTTAGCTCTaaaatttttaagttaaaatgaaaactaGCTTCCTATTAGGTGGACagacccacccccccccccaaggtacTAAATGTGATACAGTGCCTTAGACATGACAGTTCCAGCTATAGCACtgcaacagtgatttttttttaaggttttttttttttttttccttcctaaaaacaGATCATCAGGCAGTGCTTTGCTAAGCTCTTAATTTCTAGttagggtttgttttttgttttgtttttttttcctctccctttgccaTCAACATATGCTGCAAAGATGTAAACAAAAATACCTCTTACCAAGACTGTGCTGGGGAGGTGCAAATCCAGCCACCTTTCTTTGCATTCACTGGAGCCAGGAGTGCGGCTGTTAAGGCTGAACACCAGTGGGAAAATCCAGGCTCCTGCCATTGGGTCCGGTGTCTGGACTAGCCCAGTGTTGAAGCTGGGGCTCTACTGCGAGGACTAGTGGGCGAATCTCCCTGGCGAGTGCTGTATTGGCTTCCCTCACTGCACGTTTTACAGTGTGTGGCACGATTTGGTTCTCTTCGGCTGTGCATTTTACAAGTTTTGGGGAAAAGATTTGGCATCTTTCTCTTACAAATCCAGGCAGAATTAGTGAAAACATGCTCATTTCAGAAgggtgggtggtttttttttttggggggggggggggtgtttcccATTCCATGTAACAAATTTTGTTGATTCCACTGTGATAAAGTCTTTGAACAGTCATTGCTTCAGCTGTCCTGTCTGCCCCGTGTTTGAGACCGACCCTAAATGACGCTGTGAATGATGCATGAGCCAGAGCAGGAACGAGGGCTGTGGGATGCCGTGAAATGGGGACATGGAGCACTTGCCTGGGAAGACCCCAGGCACTTTTACTGTCATCACTTGCTTTTCATTTCACCTTTATTCAATTCTAAACCAGGACATGAAGCGAAGGCCATTGAGTTAAATGTTCAAGCTGACAGGAGCAAGTTTTATTTGAAGGACCAGGAGAGCCACAAGATGCATTTGCAGCTAGTGGGTTaaggcatttatttcattttgtgcttGGGACAAAGTAATCGCGGAGCTTAGCACTTTCTATAAAAGAGTCAAGTTAAAGATTCTCTGTGTCAACGTGAACCCAGTCTCCATGCTCTAGAGCACTTCTTCGTGGACGGATACAAAAGGGAAAGATATAAAAAGTGATCAGAGAGTCAAAGCTGACAGCAGAAAAGACAAGGTGCATCCCTCCGTGGAGGGCCGCAAAGCACGAGCTGGGTAGACGGGTAATTTCCACGTCAGGATGACGTGGGTGACCCCTTTTTGGTCACCTAAGACCACGTCTCTCGTGACGACAAGGAGCCTCTTGGAGGTATCTGCATTAAACATGCCTGCAAGTGTCGCAAGGAGCCAGCTGCGTCCCAGAGACACGCGAGAGCTATGGCACCGCGGCTGCACTGCCCCGGTGCATCGCGGGACGCCACTGGTGCCGCCCCGCTCTGCCCGCCTCCTCCCCACTGCGCCCAGTTTGCATTGCTGGGAACATGAGGAGCTGGTCCAGGGCCTGCACCATCTTCGGCTTAGCACCCACAAAGCAACGACGTCATTAGAGCCATTAATTACCAATTAGTCACCAGACCTCTAAAGAGCACGTAGAAGAGCCGGCCCCTGGCGAGGGCCGCGTCTGGCCCGGGTTCGGACGGCACGGAGGGCGAGCGCGGCGCGCTCACAAGCTGGCCTGCCGCAGCTCACCGAAGAGGAGGTGCAGCTTCTCCGTGATGGCCACCTGGTGCGAGAGCGCGAGGAGACGGTGAGCGTTTCCCCGCCGGGCACCCGAGGAGCAGCCCCCGTCCCACCTCCTGTACTGTACCGGGTAGGGCTCCGGCTCGTGGAGTCGGCGGTGCGCGGGGCTGAGTTGGCCGAGGGCGGCCTGCGCGTAGCTCCTCACCTCCGGCAGGCTGGGCAGCTCCTCACACACCTGTGGAGGGAGGCACACGGCCGCGTCCCTACGAGGAGCCAGCACCAAGCCCGTGTCCCGAGCGACCCAGGGGTGGGGGGAGCTCCGAGCTCCGGTTTCGCTCCTACCAacgctactaaaaaaaaaaactacactAGTTGCAACATCACCCAGGGAGAAACCAAAGCTTCGCGGTGATGCCACATGGCTGAAAGCAGCCGTGAGACCCTTGAGGGCTTGGCGGGGGACTCCCAGATCTCCACCTCCCACACGGCCGTGCCAAGACCCCGCACACTCTGCTGAGAGTCCAGGGAAACCCACCTCAGACAGGGCAAAAACTGCATCCAGCTTGAGGCATTCGGAAGGGAAACAGTTTCCCCCAACCCCAGAGGAACTGCGCCTTGCCGGCATCGCTGGGGGAGTCTCCTCACCCATGTCGCTTGGGCGGACATGCTCTGCACGGGCAGAGCCCGCATCCCCGCCACGCTGGAGAGGGCAGAGGTGGCTCTGACCTGTCCGTCCCTGAAGTACGTGCGATGCAGGGTCTCCACGGTGGCGGGCGTGACCTTGCTGGCCTCTCCGCTCCTCCCCAGGACGTGGACCGTGAGCTCCTGGCCTGCGCTCGGTGAGGGCTCCTCCTCCAAGGCCATGAGGTCCATGAAGGGGTGACCTTTAGGGGCAAGCAGACACGCTGCAATGCTGCAGGCAGGATTACGGGACAGGAGTGGTTGGGGACGCAGCCCTACAGGGcagcactgccagaggaggctcCCAAATCTTCGCCCAGCGCCAAACCAGCCCATGGTTTGGAGAAACACCAAGTCCCAGCGGTGCAGCTGGCAGCATCAGCCCAGTCTGAGCCACAAGGCCGCCCTTGCGGGGGGCTCCGACCCATGTGCCAAGTGGGCTAAGCGGGCCATCTTGACGGGCAAGGGGGGCAGACGATGGGCACCGCGAGCAGCAGAGCTCACCATCAGCATCGTAGAGCCGATACACCGTCTTAGTCCCAGGGATCGTCATCTTCTCCTCGTCCTCCGTGAGCTTCAGGCAAGGGAAGCCGTTCACCTTCACCagctgagggaggagggaggaggttATGGGGACGGGCACCTTATTTTTGCAGCAAGCACCGGCTCATGCTGGCGCCGGGGACCGTGCGGAGATCACAGTGGAGATGACATCATTCTGGCCCCCCCGACCCAGCCCCCTGCAAGCCTTTTGTTACAGTGTTCTTGTGACCATCACCTGCAAGAAGCAGGACTTTCGCCTTGCAGCGGTGCCCAGCAGAGCTGGTCTCCCCTCCACCATTCAGCCCAAGCGGGAGCCCAAGCCGAGCGGTGCAGAGAGCTGAGCCGCTGCCGCCATTACCTTATAAATGCAGCCCAGCGACGGCTGCAGGGGGCACGTCACCAGGTTCGTCCCGATGCCGATCACGTTGATCTCGCTCCTCTGATACAGCAGAGAAGACAGCGACTGTcagcagcccagtcctgctgGTTTTTAGCCCATGCTTAAACCAGAGCCGTGGGGCAGTCAGACTGCTCTGCCCAAAGGTGCCTGGTACCCATCTGTCCATCCCACCCAAAATCCATCTTTCCAGCCTGGACACCCTTTGTCTCTGCTTTCACTCAGGGAGAGACCACGGAGCAGAGAGATGCCAGGCGACTGTCATGTCACTCCCGCACGCCTGCCCTTCCCACCCCCCGAAGCTCGGAGACCCCCGGCAAAGGCAGAGGTGATGTCCCGGCCTCGGCAGTGGCCGCCTCACCTCTCGGATGAAGTCCTCCAGGCTCTGTTCACTGATGTCATTGCTCACGGCAATAGAGATGGTCTCAAACCAGGGGACCTGGAAGCTGGAGAGAAAAGCGAGGGACAGAGGGAAtgagcaggagagcagctgcaaCCACCCCAGCCGGAGCAGCGAGGACCATTCGACTGCTGCCACCCCGCTCAACCCAGCGAGGAGCTGCAAAGCCAGGCTGGAGCTGTGCAACTCAAACACAGGCGCTCCCAACCCAACCTGGTTTCCCTAAGTGCTCTTCACACATGAGACAGAGCCTCTCCGCTCACAGCACCAACCATACGACATACTGCTGGGCTGGCAGTGAGGGCCTAACACCCTCAGCATGAAAACCCTGACATGGGTGCAGAGGGCAGGAGGAAGTTTGATGGCAGCCCACGGGCTCTCCGCAGGGTCCCCAACCTGAGTCTGGGACTCACCGGGAGCCGCAGGCACGAAACACCCGGCGGATCTCCTTGGACTGCTTGGCCAGGTCCCCACTGTCCACGCGCACCCCGATGGCACGGTAGCCCAGCTGGTTTAGGGCCAGGGCCACGGCACAGAAGTTGGGAAGGCCACTCCTGACAAGGACAAGGAGAAGGGTTGGTCTGATGAGGACGTGGTGGGCCCAGAGTCGGAGCAGGCCACGCGCAGAGCTGCATCAGGCCATGGGGAAGCAGCAGGGCTTCTGCAAGGCATAAACGCTGCCCAAGACAGCGGCCTGGCAGCAGAGGCATTTCAAGAGCTGCCCTCTCCATTCCTGTCCCAGCTCCATCTCATGCTCACCATGAAAGGAGGGACCCATCTGGCCCGATCTGCCCGGCCGTGCTCCCCATCTTTGTAACATCTACGACATGAGCTCCCAGGGAGGTGGGAGAGCCCCGGCGTCCTCACCTCATGACGCAGTACGTGTCCAGCAGCCCCTGGAAGTTGCGCGGGAAGCTGATGGCGTAGGACACGAAGGCGGCCAGCTCCCCGCGGTTCACCTTGTCGGGGGAGACCTGCAGCAGCTCGCACACCTGCGGCAGCCACGACTCGGCCAGCGACGGGAGATCCACCGGCTCTCCTCCAGCGAGGGGCGTCAGGACCTGCCCGGGGACAACAGCCATGCTGCAAGGATGTCCCTGCTGCTACCTAACTCCCAGTTTTGTAGGAAGATCTGCAGGTCACAGCCTCGCTTCTCACCCCCCTCTCCCACCCACGACGACACTCACCCGGGGCTCCACCTCTGCCAGCGACGTGAAGGACATGATGAACGAGTGGGCCACGGTCCCCTGCACCGGGATGCCGTAGAGCTTCCCCGCCAGGACATTGCTGGTGCAGTCAAAGCCTGCGACGAGGGAAGGGGGTGAGGATGCAGGCGGGAGGCGTGGCGGGGTGCCAGGAGGAGCCGCTTCGCGGGGCCGCACTCACCCCCGATGTAGGAGTACTTGGAAGCCGAAAGGCCGCCGTCCGGACCCTGAGCGCGACGCAGCCCCATCTCCATCAGCTTCGTGGCAGGGCCAGCGAGGAGCCGGAAGCGGGCAGCGTTGGTGGCCACCAGGCTGGAGAGAGGAAGGTGCAAGCCGTGCCAAGTGGGCAccggggccagggctgggaaCGGTGCCCAGTGAAGGCAGACGCGCTGGGGGACTCCCGGACCAGTTCAGCTCCACTCTGGCTCAGAGCCGAGCTGGGCGGACTTGGCAGAGGCCACGTGGGATTTTGAGGGTCTGGCTACAGCAGGGGCGGACATGTCCCTGGTACCCTGTGGCTGAggggtcccagcaccccaaaaACGGCAGGACCGGCTCCTACCTGGCGTAGCTGACCAGGCACAGCAAGGTGGTCTCCAGCAGCTGCACCACCAGCAGCGGACCCTTCACCTGCAAGAGTGGGACCTGCGGGAAGAGCCAGGCGAGCGGCAGTGAGGCCTCCCGCCCGGACTGCTGGTAACGGGGCTAAGGGAGGCCAACTGGATGCAGGCAGGAGCACAGAGCAACCACCACCATCCCCAGGTGGGGAAACCGAGGCTCCGAAGGGAAGAGCTCGTCAAGGGACGGTCACAAGCCAGCGACAGGCGGAGAGCGCTGGTTTTCCATGGTGCCGGCACCATGCACCATCCGTTAGCCCGCACGGTCCCAAGGAAGAGCCACCCCGGCCAACACAGAGGCCACCGGGGGATTCACCCCGGGGCCAGCACGGCTCACGCTCACCCTGGAGAAGACGACGGAGCCTTCTGGTACAGAGGAGATGGTCACCTCTGAGGCGTCCACAGTGGCTAGGTACTCGAAGAAGTCCTCCTCCGTGGTGCTGGGCAGGACCGACCGCAGGTAGGCGATATCTGCAGGGGCAGCCGTTGAGCGCCGGGACCACCGCGAACTCGTTCGATGGAGACCGAGCCACGAAGGCCGGCCATGGGGCCGAGATCGCGACCTCCAGCGGGCAAAACCAGCTCGGGGGCAGGAGCTCCCAAAGGCAGCGCTCGGCGCGACGCCTCACTCTCGCACTGCGTTGGGATACAAC
This Dromaius novaehollandiae isolate bDroNov1 chromosome 2, bDroNov1.hap1, whole genome shotgun sequence DNA region includes the following protein-coding sequences:
- the NAPRT gene encoding nicotinate phosphoribosyltransferase isoform X2, which encodes MALLTDLYQVTMAYGYWRAGRHRVPAAAELFFRRCPFRGAFALGAGLAEGLRFLRAFRFSAADIAYLRSVLPSTTEEDFFEYLATVDASEVTISSVPEGSVVFSRVPLLQVKGPLLVVQLLETTLLCLVSYASLVATNAARFRLLAGPATKLMEMGLRRAQGPDGGLSASKYSYIGGFDCTSNVLAGKLYGIPVQGTVAHSFIMSFTSLAEVEPRVLTPLAGGEPVDLPSLAESWLPQVCELLQVSPDKVNRGELAAFVSYAISFPRNFQGLLDTYCVMSFQVPWFETISIAVSNDISEQSLEDFIRERSEINVIGIGTNLVTCPLQPSLGCIYKLVKVNGFPCLKLTEDEEKMTIPGTKTVYRLYDADGHPFMDLMALEEEPSPSAGQELTVHVLGRSGEASKVTPATVETLHRTYFRDGQVCEELPSLPEVRSYAQAALGQLSPAHRRLHEPEPYPVAITEKLHLLFGELRQASL
- the NAPRT gene encoding nicotinate phosphoribosyltransferase isoform X1, giving the protein MALLTDLYQVTMAYGYWRAGRHRVPAAAELFFRRCPFRGAFALGAGLAEGLRFLRAFRFSAADIAYLRSVLPSTTEEDFFEYLATVDASEVTISSVPEGSVVFSRVPLLQVKGPLLVVQLLETTLLCLVSYASLVATNAARFRLLAGPATKLMEMGLRRAQGPDGGLSASKYSYIGGFDCTSNVLAGKLYGIPVQGTVAHSFIMSFTSLAEVEPRVLTPLAGGEPVDLPSLAESWLPQVCELLQVSPDKVNRGELAAFVSYAISFPRNFQGLLDTYCVMRSGLPNFCAVALALNQLGYRAIGVRVDSGDLAKQSKEIRRVFRACGSRFQVPWFETISIAVSNDISEQSLEDFIRERSEINVIGIGTNLVTCPLQPSLGCIYKLVKVNGFPCLKLTEDEEKMTIPGTKTVYRLYDADGHPFMDLMALEEEPSPSAGQELTVHVLGRSGEASKVTPATVETLHRTYFRDGQVCEELPSLPEVRSYAQAALGQLSPAHRRLHEPEPYPVAITEKLHLLFGELRQASL